From one Solanum stenotomum isolate F172 chromosome 12, ASM1918654v1, whole genome shotgun sequence genomic stretch:
- the LOC125847200 gene encoding SKP1-like protein 1B, translated as MSSEKLITFKTSDGEEFKLNVVVAVRSEVIKNIVQDVDSTFNVIPLSNVDGKTMTKIVQYWKKYSEEGVTEDRLKSFDLDFLKMSQSELVGVLLAAIFFDDKQLKEVIIQEFADRIKGKPIEEIHEVFGIVNDYTPEEEEEVRRENAWAFE; from the coding sequence ATGTCTTCAGAAAAACTCATAACTTTCAAGACTAGTGATGGTGAGGAATTCAAACTCAATGTGGTTGTAGCTGTAAGGTCAGAAGTCATCAAGAACATAGTACAAGATGTGGATAGTACTTTTAATGTCATCCCCTTGTCTAATGTTGATGGCAAAACAATGACCAAAATTGTTCAATATTGGAAGAAATATTCGGAAGAAGGTGTTACGGAAGATCGGTTAAAGAGTTTTGATTTGGATTTCTTGAAGATGAGCCAATCAGAATTAGTTGGTGTTCTCTTGGCTGCtattttttttgatgataaGCAGTTAAAGGAGGTAATAATCCAAGAATTTGCTGATAGGATCAAAGGGAAACCAATAGAGGAAATACATGAAGTATTTGGTATCGTGAATGATTATACTCctgaggaagaggaggaggttCGTAGAGAGAATGCTTGGGCTTTTGAATGA